The window CCGGCACCTCCGAGAAGGGCGACGCCTTCGGCTACGAGCTGGACCTCGGCGACGTCAACGGCGACGGCTACCAGGACCTCGTCGTCAGCAGCCCCCAGGAGAACGTCGGCACCGTGGTCGACGCCGGCAGCGTCACCGTCCTGTACGGTTCCGCCTCCGGCGTGAACACCGCCTCCGGCATGCAGTCCTTCGGCCAGAGCACCGCGGGCGTCCCCGGCACCGACGAGAAGTCCGACCGGTTCGGCTCCGAGGTCAAGCTCGACGACATCACCGGCGACGGCAAGGCCGACCTGGTGATCGGCTCGTACGAGAACAGCGGCGACGGCTCGCTCACCTACCTGCCCTCCACCGGACAGAAGATCACCACGACGGGCGCGCGCTCCATCGGCCCGTCCGCCCTGGGCGTCTCGACCACCGGCACCCCGCAGTTCGGCGTCGTCATGGCGGACTGAGCCCCCACCGCCGTCCCGCGTCGACGCGGGCGGCACCCGGGAACCCCTCCCGGAAAACCCCGACGAACCCCGAGGGACCTGCGGCCGTACCGCTGACGATCCCTTAGGGGATGTCACAGGTCGGCCGCAAAGCCGGGCCCGGACACCCGGGTCCGGCACGTCGGTCTCCGGGACCAGGTACGTTCGAAGACGTGGCTGGATTCAGGATCGGACGCGGGGGCCGGGACAACCGCACCCCCCAAGGACAGCAGGCGCCGCAGGGACCGTCGTACGGACAGGGGCGGCCCGGCGGCCCGTCGCGCGGGCGGCAGGGGCCGTCGTACGGGCAGCCCGCGGGCCCCTCGTACGGCTACCCGGCGGCACCGCAGCCGCCGTACCCGCAGCAGGGGCAGTCGTACGGCTACCCGGGGCCGGCCGACGACGGCCCGGAGTACTTCGGCGACGGCGGCCACCCGGGCACGGGACCCGGCGGGCACGACCCGTACGCGGCGAACCATCCGGGCCACACCCAGGCGTTCTCGGTCGACGAGGCCGCCGGCTACACGCAGGGCTCGACCTACCACGCGGGCTCCGCCGCCCCCGCGGCACCGCTGGGCCCGCCGCTGCACTGGAAGGAACTGCTGAAGGGGATCGTCTTCTCCCCCGGCCCGACCTTCCTGCGCATGCGGGACTACACGATGTGGGCCCCCGCCCTCATCGTCACCTTCCTGTACGGCCTGCTCGCCGTCTTCGGCTTCGACGGCGCCCGCAAGGACGCGATCGACGCGACGCTGTCCAACGCGGTGCCGATCGTCCTCGTGACCGCGGTCGTGATGGTGCTGGGCCTGTTCGTCCTCGGCGTGGTCACCCACACCCTGGCCCGCCAGCTCGGCGGTGACGGCGCCTGGCAGCCGACCGTGGGCCTGTCCATGCTGATCACGGCGCTCACGGACGCGCCCCGCCTGGTCATCGCCATGTTCTTCGGCGGCGACGCGGGCTTCGTCCAGCTGCTCGGCTGGGCCACCTGGATCGGGGCGGGTGCCCTGCTGACCCTGATGGTCTCCCGCTCCCACGACCTGCCCTGGCCCAAGGCGCTGGGCGCGTCCGCGATCCAGTTGATCGCCCTGCTGTCGATCGTGAAGCTCGGCACGTTCTAGGGCGGCTCGGCGGTGGCGGTTCGGGACGAGGAGTACCGGCCGAAGAGAGCGTGACAAGGCCCCCGGCACTGCAGCCGGGGGCCTTTGCCGTGGGCCGGGCGGGATCCGGATCGGGCGTACGGGGCCCTTGTCAGATGGGCGTACGGCCCGTGTCCGCGCGGGCGGGAGATCCGCGGCGGCGCGGGCGGGGCGAGTCCGCGTCCACCGGGGCGAGGGCCGATCGGCCGACGGAACGGAGGCCGGGGCCGGACTACGTTCGGATCAGTGCACCGCCCGCCCCACCGACCGTTCCCGCCCCCGAGCCCGCCAGGAAGACCCCATGCCGTCTGCGCTCTCCCCCTACCGGCGAATCTTCGACGCCCCCGGGAGCCTGGCCTTCTCCACCGCCGGGTTCATCGCGCGCCTGCCGAAGTCCATGCAGAGCGTCGGCGTCGTCGCCATGCTGGCCG of the Streptomyces sp. 1222.5 genome contains:
- a CDS encoding Yip1 family protein, translating into MSQVGRKAGPGHPGPARRSPGPGTFEDVAGFRIGRGGRDNRTPQGQQAPQGPSYGQGRPGGPSRGRQGPSYGQPAGPSYGYPAAPQPPYPQQGQSYGYPGPADDGPEYFGDGGHPGTGPGGHDPYAANHPGHTQAFSVDEAAGYTQGSTYHAGSAAPAAPLGPPLHWKELLKGIVFSPGPTFLRMRDYTMWAPALIVTFLYGLLAVFGFDGARKDAIDATLSNAVPIVLVTAVVMVLGLFVLGVVTHTLARQLGGDGAWQPTVGLSMLITALTDAPRLVIAMFFGGDAGFVQLLGWATWIGAGALLTLMVSRSHDLPWPKALGASAIQLIALLSIVKLGTF